From Phaeodactylum tricornutum CCAP 1055/1 chromosome 11, complete sequence, one genomic window encodes:
- a CDS encoding predicted protein: MIQSSWTLLALYSAWWSSLGSLVSGQTLFNQPTEYFSNSTDPVSTQFYLDWVDTTLERYDASLFLSAANNASNGVAVHWSVRADTPDTITDNATSTTLRLAVAAPASGWVAFGLSENGGMSGSDVVVFEAAQPDRLRDMHILDTRAVMDDVCNDWTLIEAHLAENFVIFEATRVLDTGDPQDRIIFPDADTLIASHRIIAAWGNDESVSYHKENKARGAIRWFGEGAVEALTFEQTMRAVSIGSFEVRAVDHPVKTIDTEYAEFCLGRGQILAQTGLDGSPDSLTIVGMEPIIDPSTSQFVHHFTVYTSPNANEDGVVPCDDREYFELIYVWAPGEYGFALPLNVGATYGPNVAQSFRLQIHYDNPSLIADAVDNSGVRFYFSKQPRKHAMGVLQLGDPFVGLEGQTVGAGWNKHDFTCSGSCATMALGEEPVTVIREFLHMHQAGVRASNKQIRDGRIVRSSAIDYFSFAQQGNQAVLQDPFQIFPGDEFKTSCFYKGNTDTVFGISSQEEMCIAFLFYFPRKRISGLLPWLCAVGYDHFVPACESQWSSLVLSTTIELERIFGTVPEESQCLLKTTPVEIPTKAPVAVSNSNSIPNNKPANSSESTLDPTSGAVERESSGLILDFDAICRLLLPMTLLTLLIF; the protein is encoded by the coding sequence ATGATTCAGTCTAGTTGGACCCTTCTCGCCCTATATTCCGCTTGGTGGTCATCCCTTGGCTCTCTGGTGTCAGGACAAACTCTGTTCAACCAACCGACTGAGTACTTTTCTAATAGCACGGATCCTGTTTCCACGCAGTTTTATCTCGATTGGGTCGATACCACGTTGGAACGCTACGATGCATCCTTATTCTTGTCGGCTGCCAACAACGCTAGTAACGGCGTGGCGGTGCACTGGAGTGTACGCGCAGATACACCGGACACTATCACCGATAATGCTACTAGTACCACCCTCCGATTGGCTGTGGCCGCGCCCGCCTCTGGTTGGGTGGCCTTTGGCCTCAGTGAAAACGGAGGCATGTCGGGATCGGATGTCGTGGTTTTTGAAGCAGCCCAACCGGATCGTTTGCGAGATATGCATATACTCGATACCCGTGCGGTAATGGATGATGTCTGCAACGACTGGACGTTAATTGAAGCCCATCTTGCCGAAAATTTTGTTATTTTTGAGGCTACACGGGTCCTGGATACGGGTGATCCCCAGGATCGTATAATCTTTCCGGATGCAGATACGTTGATTGCGTCTCATCGGATTATTGCGGCGTGGGGAAACGACGAAAGTGTCTCGTATCataaagaaaacaaagctCGAGGAGCAATTCGATGGTTCGGCGAAGGTGCCGTCGAAGCGCTTACTTTTGAACAAACCATGCGTGCGGTCTCGATCGGATCCTTTGAAGTACGTGCCGTAGATCATCCCGTCAAAACCATTGATACAGAGTACGCGGAATTTTGTTTGGGCCGTGGTCAGATTTTGGCACAAACTGGCTTGGACGGGAGTCCGGATAGCTTGACcattgttggaatggaaCCTATTATTGATCCGTCCACTTCGCAATTTGTTCACCATTTCACCGTGTATACGTCTCCCAATGCCAACGAGGATGGTGTGGTCCCTTGCGATGACAGGGAATACTTTGAGCTTATTTACGTGTGGGCTCCAGGTGAATATGGCTTCGCTCTACCTCTCAATGTCGGGGCGACCTACGGTCCCAACGTCGCCCAGAGTTTTCGTCTTCAAATCCACTATGACAATCCTAGCTTGATTGCGGACGCTGTTGACAATAGCGGTGTACGTTTTTACTTCAGCAAACAGCCACGCAAGCATGCCATGGGTGTGTTGCAGCTCGGGGATCCGTTCGTCGGATTGGAGGGACAAACAGTTGGAGCAGGTTGGAACAAGCATGATTTTACCTGCTCCGGCTCATGTGCAACAATGGCGCTGGGAGAAGAGCCCGTGACAGTCATTAGGGAATTCCTGCATATGCATCAAGCCGGCGTTAGAGCCTCAAACAAGCAAATCCGCGACGGACGGATTGTCCGATCCTCCGCCATCGACTACTTTTCGTTCGCTCAACAAGGAAATCAAGCAGTTCTGCAAGATCCGTTCCAGATTTTTCCTGGAGATGAATTCAAAACATCTTGTTTTTATAAAGGTAATACAGATACTGTATTCGGAATCTCGTCCCAGGAAGAAATGTGTATTGCGTTTTTGTTTTACTTCCCCCGCAAACGCATTTCTGgtcttcttccttggctttgtGCTGTTGGATATGATCATTTTGTTCCCGCGTGCGAATCACAATGGAGTTCTTTAGTGTTGTCGACAACTATTGAACTCGAACGTATCTTTGGAACGGTCCCGGAGGAAAGTCAGTGCCTTCTTAAAACAACCCCAGTTGAAATTCCGACCAAAGCACCGGTTGCAGTTTCCAATTCCAATAGCATTCCTAACAACAAACCAGCAAATTCCAGCGAAAGCACTCTAGACCCAACCAGTGGAGCGGTTGAAAGAGAGAGTTCTGGCTTAATCCTTGATTTCGATGCCATTTGCAGGCTTCTGCTGCCCATGACATTGCTAACACTCTTGATTTTTTAA
- a CDS encoding predicted protein, whose product VLLGLAEASRTSQSLFIVHRLDCETSGVLLFARTSEAASRLSRAWREREHVQKTYVAKVYSWRLPETSGRIDLALAPHPTERIKWIASKEGKPSTTLWTVMPDERKATCQNPDSDGCARPVKLRLIPVTGRTHQLRIHCCAHGDGILGDTLYGKFATQSLPGKRSRLFLHSQALSVPHPTTGKMVTFISTPAW is encoded by the coding sequence GTTTTGTTGGGTCTAGCCGAAGCGTCGAGAACATCTCAGTCGCTATTTATTGTTCACCGTTTGGACTGTGAAACGTCTGGAGTTTTGCTATTTGCTCGAACAAGCGAGGCCGCTTCAAGGCTCTCGCGAGCATGGAGGGAACGTGAACACGTTCAAAAAACGTATGTTGCCAAGGTATACTCGTGGAGACTACCCGAAACGTCGGGGCGAATTGACCTCGCTCTAGCCCCGCATCCAACGGAGCGGATCAAATGGATCGCGTCGAAGGAGGGAAAACCTAGCACGACGCTTTGGACAGTAATGCCGGACGAAAGGAAAGCAACTTGTCAGAATCCAGACAGCGATGGATGCGCACGTCCGGTCAAGCTCAGGCTAATTCCCGTCACGGGGCGCACTCATCAACTACGAATTCATTGTTGCGCTCACGGAGACGGAATTCTTGGAGACACACTCTACGGGAAATTTGCCACACAATCTCTACCGGGCAAGAGATCTCGGCTTTTCTTGCATTCCCAAGCACTTTCAGTTCCGCACCCCACAACTGGCAAAATGGTCACCTTTATATCTACACCCGCATGGTAG
- a CDS encoding predicted protein: MAIWVHPWIATTTVLCSSSVSSKSARFFLKSDRLALMSMKRRSISPRMAASSASNAVNKLAFLDDLLTESKMVNFTASPGSTGNVLQHNSATSTKAGWCLRQGLLHICTVDEGYAAPLVALHGLPAFYSCVTEATNGACRHDATQDIKDPSTCFESLCRIIAGQFVSGKSAQAVWKRLLEHARHDLTPTRILQLVSQPQGEDIEFGLQKPVGLTKNKAKSIVDLARHFEDGRLSEGFLTSSTSPSGDTDSTITSIQKALLKVQGIGPWSVDMFLLFYLEQPNVLPLGDLGVRKGIAIHFAMRGSVKKGKQAQLCPKQDAPQIRRRLEAYAPYQSLLTYYMWRAADTPSAPDSAATLEGKAKSETNHVPATSIPTEMSATPSRKRKRSSFRTITP, translated from the coding sequence ATGGCCATTTGGGTGCACCCTTGGATTGCCACTACCACCGTTCTGTGTTCGTCATCTGTTTCCTCGAAGAGCGCCCGATTTTTTCTAAAAAGTGATAGACTAGCACTCATGAGTATGAAACGCCGTTCCATAAGCCCCAGAATGGCGGCATCCTCAGCGTCAAACGCAGTGAACAAATTGGCCTTCCTAGACGATTTATTGACCGAGTCCAAAATGGTAAACTTTACTGCCTCTCCTGGTAGCACCGGTAACGTTCTCCAACACAATAGTGCGACTAGCACCAAAGCTGGATGGTGCTTACGACAGGGTTTGCTGCACATTTGTACGGTCGACGAAGGATACGCGGCTCCTCTAGTAGCCCTCCACGGATTGCCCGCCTTTTACAGTTGCGTGACCGAGGCGACGAACGGAGCCTGCCGACACGATGCCACCCAAGACATAAAGGATCCATCGACTTGCTTCGAATCTCTTTGCCGGATTATCGCTGGGCAGTTTGTTTCCGGCAAGTCGGCGCAGGCGGTATGGAAACGCCTTCTCGAGCACGCGCGACACGATTTGACGCCAACTCGCATTTTGCAATTGGTCAGTCAACCGCAAGGGGAAGACATTGAATTTGGGCTACAGAAACCGGTAGGACTGACGAAGAACAAAGCCAAGTCTATTGTTGATTTGGCTCGGCATTTCGAGGACGGCCGTTTGTCGGAGGGTTTTCTGACTTCATCGACCTCTCCATCCGGGGACACCGACAGCACTATCACCAGTATTCAAAAAGCACTCCTAAAGGTACAAGGTATTGGTCCCTGGAGCGTCGACATGTTTCTCTTGTTTTATCTCGAGCAGCCGAATGTACTGCCCTTGGGAGATCTAGGCGTACGCAAAGGCATTGCGATTCATTTCGCCATGCGGGGATCTGTAAAAAAAGGAAAACAGGCACAACTGTGTCCAAAGCAGGACGCGCCCCAGATTCGCCGCCGATTGGAAGCATACGCACCGTACCAATCACTATTGACGTATTATATGTGGAGGGCCGCTGATACTCCGTCGGCACCAGACAGCGCAGCAACATTGGAGGGGAAGGCCAAATCAGAGACGAATCACGTTCCGGCCACGTCCATTCCCACGGAGATGTCAGCTACGCCTTCTCGCAAGCGCAAAAGATCTTCTTTTAGAACTATCACACCATAA
- a CDS encoding predicted protein — MESGTPSAGNPSESSHIRPRIRSTRSNYSHATSIKATDKAISSQINVALQRHVPESKTATNLNSDKYSTATSQASIPKSILKAPKFSGKQAFVGVTHYEESPQSCRIPIPGPPIVQEVVVERPRHKSSLVESSSVTGTNATKNFVARTTPVTAVEQIHPFSKFPTAVEGFVPRSETLPSDVEQQLRRKLSETHIGQVDDKAERLCLGGEVTGTKNVTLEQHTEEEGYGEPLVFSSLADLMEAAGTLPDPHDQSPPSVIEADLSFACMDPETYQEEKQQELQQHYEIFLGYGPIEDLNLQSDQDKENSEDDEASDGGLWDILGDNEEGMDETTSIPAVEPRIFLDFWNMLSQWITPQAVEYVRFLQQQSRLGETFRAHADPRDDVSASRCAGLMAVLQMHVPRMLQELGQSPALLRLMHQRLADLLRTWDFCRPSPKLDTAKSRALTCILLETVLVRDDLTQVPDSCEAIGLSLAEYKYLSKSAIVNFGTPDAP, encoded by the coding sequence ATGGAAAGCGGAACGCCCAGTGCGGGAAATCCCAGCGAGTCGTCTCACATTCGGCCCAGAATACGATCGACGAGGAGCAATTACTCGCATGCCACATCGATAAAAGCTACAGATAAAGCAATTTCGTCCCAGATTAATGTGGCATTGCAGAGACACGTACCAGAATCCAAAACCGCTACAAATTTGAACTCGGATAAGTATTCCACAGCAACTAGTCAAGCCAGTATACCCAAGAGTATTTTGAAAGCGCCTAAGTTTTCGGGGAAACAAGCTTTCGTTGGGGTTACACACTATGAGGAGAGTCCACAATCGTGCAGAATACCAATACCTGGGCCCCCCATTGTGCAAGAAGTCGTGGTCGAAAGACCCCGACACAAGTCCAGCCTCGTGGAATCATCGTCGGTCACCGGTACGAACGCGACGAAGAACTTCGTCGCCAGAACAACGCCTGTGACAGCCGTGGAACAAATCCACCCATTTTCCAAATTTCCGACTGCAGTTGAAGGTTTCGTACCGCGATCCGAGACTCTCCCTTCtgatgttgaacagcaaCTACGAAGGAAGTTGTCGGAAACCCACATCGGGCAAGTGGATGATAAGGCTGAGCGCCTATGTCTCGGTGGTGAAGTGACGGGCACCAAGAATGTAACTTTAGAACAGCATACCGAGGAGGAGGGTTACGGGGAGCCACTTGTCTTCAGCAGTCTGGCCGATTTGATGGAAGCCGCTGGTACTTTGCCGGATCCCCACGATCAATCCCCGCCTTCAGTCATTGAAGCCGACCTCTCTTTCGCGTGCATGGATCCCGAAACTTATCAGGAGgagaagcaacaagaattacAGCAGCACTATGAAATATTTCTGGGATACGGTCCCATTGAAGATCtcaatttacagtcagaCCAAGACAAAGAGAAttccgaagacgatgaagCATCTGATGGCGGATTATGGGATATTCTGGGAGATAATGAAGAAGGCATGGACGAGACCACATCAATACCTGCCGTTGAGCCTCGAATCTTTCTAGACTTCTGGAACATGCTTTCGCAATGGATAACACCCCAAGCTGTCGAGTATGTTCGCTTTCTGCAGCAGCAATCTCGTTTGGGTGAAACGTTCAGAGCGCATGCTGATCCTCGGGACGATGTAAGTGCCTCCCGTTGCGCTGGTCTTATGGCAGTTTTGCAAATGCATGTGCCACGAATGCTACAGGAACTTGGGCAATCTCCGGCATTGCTCAGATTAATGCACCAGCGCTTGGCGGATTTACTGCGAACCTGGGACTTTTGCCGGCCATCACCTAAGCTCGATACTGCTAAATCTCGTGCCCTGACGTGCATTTTATTGGAAACGGTTCTTGTTCGAGACGATCTAACCCAAGTGCCGGACAGCTGTGAAGCTATTGGTCTTTCTCTGGCCGAATACAAGTATTTGTCGAAATCAGCCATAGTGAATTTCGGGACGCCAGATGCTCCCTGA
- a CDS encoding predicted protein has protein sequence MTTTPENPPVPRTEAQKDSVIFATPEIVEDPHRNDPVLHIASDSKPKTTKTNVTQNAEENLTATTGGEGKGFSARWTGAINTIHGPIMKGLLWTSGTAARNPRKTVAGVTFLSFFLLIVGFLTNFSVDVDEDVLWTPENARPVKQGAWISTAGYPEENRDMLLFFHANTENVLGQAQTRKVFTALDTVRNLPGYRALCAQSSYVDPRTGQRTCEISGATAFWNDTAALFESQVDNDNDAIQQLSAPVYPDGTPVSDNDIFGKPLRNEVSRTLESAQAYVLVIGLPDTEETEDFELEALDAILDLRNNIWNGNEFNVEVTTQRSFPDEFTRGIVRDIPLVPTVFIIMSIFTCIVFAKRDKVRSRSLLGLSATICVLLSIMSGYGLLFIAGVPFTSMTQILPFIIFGIGLDDAFIVSGAYERTDPAKNPVDRIEATIEDVGASITLTTITSTFAFGLGASSDVPSVYWLCYYAFPTVMLVFLYQITFFVATIVLDEERICANRRDCCIWVTVQKREGTDEDVVSDVSHTDIAETVNDTRVSPVDYWMGVYSRQLLRPAVKVFVVLFFCGLLGACAYSATKLTQEFKFTEVLPDDSYLSAFQFAFDDNTFRSAVAPYAYFRFVDQSDPMIQAQMESYVNELVSISAIEEQPSFFWLRDFQQYRNETGLTNTNNTMFASQVQSFLSTDVFAALYQDDIVLDDTGNIVTSRVRLNMDNVDLEDVNEQIKALDDQAAVTAAQPVNQQGADWSFFSYDSIFNIWEFYAASVDEVIFTTVMGISAVTVLTLLFVPHWTAALFILPIICVLYIDLLGVMQWAGVHINAVSYITLVMSIGLTVDFILHVLLRYYESPGNREEKTLYTLQTMGTSVLIGGVSTFLGTLPLAFSTSEIFYTVFVSFIGLVTLGCGHGLILLPVLLSTIGPEDQIWEVENRAPATEIHEALVTFPASEEDKVGKELDTE, from the exons ATGACAACGACTCCGGAGAATCCGCCAGTCCCACGAACAGAAGCGCAGAAAGATTCAGTGATCTTTGCTACACCCGAGATTGTTGAGGATCCGCACCGGAACGATCCTGTACTGCATATCGCCAGCGATAGCAAGCCTAAGACAACCAAAACGAATGTCACTCAGAATGCGGAAGAAAATTTAACAGCTACAACCGGTGGTGAAGGTAAAGGATTCTCGGCAAGGTGGACCGGTGCCATCAATACTATTCACGGTCCCATAATGAAAGGCTTGCTCTGGACGAGCGGAACTGCGGCGCGCAATCCCCGCAAAACGGTGGCCGGCGTAACGTTCTTGTCGTTCTTCCTTTTGATTGTAGGATTTTTGACTAATTTTTCGGTCGACGTGGATGAAGACGTCCTGTGGACCCCAGAAAATGCTCGTCCCGTGAAACAAGGCGCCTGGATATCGACTGCAGGCTACCCGGAAGAAAATCGGGATATGCTACTCTTTTTCCACGCCAATACAGAGAATGTCCTTGGGCAAGCGCAGACTCGCAAAGTATTTACTGCACTCGATACGGTTCGCAACTTGCCCGGCTATAGAGCCTTGTGCGCCCAAAGTAGCTACGTGGATCCACGAACGGGACAGCGCACGTGTGAAATTTCCGGAGCGACTGCGTTCTGGAACGACACAGCTGCCCTCTTTGAATCCCAAGTTGACAATGATAACGATGCGATTCAACAACTGTCAGCGCCGGTCTATCCCGATGGCACGCCCGTTTCGGACAATGATATTTTTGGGAAACCACTTCGTAACGAAGTATCAAGGACGTTGGAGTCAGCTCAAGCCTATGTTCTTGTCATAGGACTGCCTGACACAGAGGAAACGGAGGACTTTGAACTGGAAGCGCTTGACGCGATCCTCGACCTGCGGAATAACATCTGGAATGGAAATGAATTCAATGTGGAAGTGACCACCCAACGATCTTTTCCCGACGA ATTCACTCGAGGTATCGTGCGGGACATTCCACTTGTACCAACTGTCTTTATCATCATGTCGATTTTTACCTGTATTGTTTTTGCCAAGAGGGACAAAGTCCGTTCACGCAGCTTGCTGGGGCTCAGCGCGACAATTTGTGTCCTATTGAGCATAATGAGTGGTTACGGGCTTTTGTTCATAGCCGGTGTCCCGTTCACAAGCATGACCCAGATTCTTCCCTTTATTATTTTCGGCATTGGTCTGGACGATGCTTTCATTGTATCGGGTGCCTACGAACGTACGGATCCAGCCAAGAATCCCGTGGACCGGATTGAGGCAACCATTGAAGATGTTGGAGCCAGCATTACGTTGACAACAATTACTTCGACTTTTGCCTTTGGTCTCGGTGCAAGCTCGGACGTTCCTTCAGTGTACTGGCTATGCTACTACGCGTTCCCTACTGTTATGCTGGTGTTTCTCTACCAAATTACGTTTTTTGTAGCAACTATTGTGTTGGACGAAGAGCGGATTTGTGCCAACCGTCGAGATTGCTGCATCTGGGTGACCGTTCAAAAACGAGAAGGTACGGACGAGGATGTTGTTTCAGATGTCTCTCATACTGATATTGCGGAAACTGTCAACGACACGCGAGTATCTCCTGTAGATTATTGGATGGGGGTGTACTCTCGCCAACTTCTACGTCCTGCCGTAAAGGTTTTTGTGgtgcttttcttttgtggTCTTCTCGGTGCGTGTGCCTACAGTGCCACCAAGTTGACGCAGGAATTCAAGTTTACTGAGGTTCTTCCCGATGATTCGTACTTGTCCGCCTTTCAGTTTGCCTTTGACGACAATACGTTTCGTTCCGCCGTCGCCCCTTACGCTTACTTTCGATTCGTCGATCAGAGCGATCCAATGATTCAGGCACAAATGGAAAGCTACGTCAACGAACTCGTGTCAATTTCAGCTATCGAAGAACAGCCCAGCTTCTTTTGGCTCCGTGACTTTCAACAGTACAGAAATGAGACTGGACttaccaacaccaacaatacAATGTTTGCTAGCCAAGTACAGTCGTTTCTCTCCACGGACGTTTTCGCAGCGCTCTACCAAGATGACATCGTCCTGGACGATACCGGCAACATTGTGACTTCTCGAGTTCGCCTTAATATGGACAATGTTGATCTAGAAGACGTCAACGAACAAATAAAGGCCCTCGACGATCAAGCCGCGGTAACGGCGGCCCAGCCTGTAAACCAGCAAGGCGCTGATTGGTCGTTCTTTTCCTACGACAGTATCTTTAACATTTGGGAGTTTTACGCCGCATCGGTCGATGAAGTTATATTTACGACGGTGATGGGCATTTCGGCCGTCACTGTGCTGACTCTTTTATTTGTTCCGCACTGGACAGCCGCACTGTTCATCTTACCCATTATTTGCGTCCTGTACATAGATTTGTTGGGAGTGATGCAATGGGCTGGCGTCCACATCAACGCCGTGAGTTACATTACCTTGGTCATGTCGATTGGATTGACGGTGGATTTTATTTTGCATGTGCTGCTGCGATACTATGAGTCGCCAGGAAACCGTGAAGAAAAGACTTTGTATACGCTGCAGACCATGGGAACGTCCGTGTTGATCGGTGGCGTTTCCACTTTCTTGGGAACACTGCCCTTGGCTTTCAGTACGAGTGAAATCTTTTACACAGTTTTTGTCTCTTTTATTGGCCTCGTTACGTTGGGTTGCGGGCACGGATTGATTCTGCTGCCGGTGCTATTGTCAACAATTGGACCAGAGGACCAAATTTGGGAAGTAGAGAACCGCGCTCCAGCGACCGAAATCCACGAAGCCTTGGTCACTTTTCCGGCGAGTGAAGAGGACAAGGTAGGAAAGGAATTGGATACCGAGTGA
- a CDS encoding predicted protein: MALDERSDPGLHDDGNLEENVGEFNEAEPTSYSTKPRPTASNPIEEATGFSAKWTRTINTIHIPVIRALLWTSNKSATNPRRTVSLVTFVSVALIVIGIFTNFSVDVDEDVLWTPKGARPVQHSDWIDDRSGFPTTPRTFIMFFHADTADVLGQAQVSRVFQALDAVRTLPEYDSICAKSSSTSQLNEIGEVTCPISGITAFWNDTASIFESQVSSDADVIEQLSATVYPDGTPVSADDIFGKRNRDANTGLLTKAQAYTVLIDFPDIDEAEDFEEPALDAVLALQEQWEAQSDTNFRLEVQAVRSFSDEFTRAIVADIPLVPIVFVIMSIFTCAVFFKRDKVRSRSLLGFSAVISVLLSIMSGYGLMFVSGVPFTSMTQILPFIIFGIGLDDAFIISGSYERTDPAKSAVERIHDTVEDVGASITLTTVSSTLAFGLGATSDVPAVFWLCYYAFPTIILVFLYQITFFVACIVLDEKRVQDNRRDCCVCLVVDASDESEPQALSNGRGPTPSVIDYYMGLYAKQILRPVVQIPVVICFCALLGVCAYSATLLTQEFKFTDVLPDGSYVADFQTAFDENTVRSAVAPYAYFRFVDQSDGDIQRQMEAYVDELVTIEAIEEDPEFFWLRDFKEFVNVSGSQNLEFNSQIAAFLSNPVYGDLYNDHVVRDDAGTIVTSRVRLLMDNVDVENVNEQVDALEDQSSVSGGQNINQGRGEWAFFTYDGIYNIWEFYAASVNEVIFTTVLGVASVTGITLIFVPHWSAAFFVLPLICILYVDLLGAMQWAGVHINAVSYINLVMSIGLMVDFLLHVLLRYYESPGNRKEKTLHTLETMGASVLVGGISTFLGTLPLAFSSSTIFYTVFVAFIGLVTLGCGHGLILLPIILSNFGPEDQIEPSKVSKTLEHCETEISQSQRIPES; encoded by the exons ATGGCATTGGACGAGCGCAGCGACCCTGGTCTACATGATGACGGGAACTTGGAAGAAAACGTCGGAG AATTTAATGAAGCCGAGCCTACCTCCTACTCTACCAAGCCAAGGCCCACCGCGAGCAACCCGATCGAAGAAGCCACGGGGTTTTCTGCCAAATGGACACGTACCATTAACACAATTCATATCCCTGTCATTCGCGCCTTATTGTGGACGAGCAACAAGTCGGCAACCAACCCGCGTCGGACGGTGTCTCTCGTGACTTTCGTGTCGGTTGCCCTCATTGTGATTGGTATATTCACAAATTTCTCTGTGGATGTCGACGAAGATGTCTTGTGGACTCCCAAAGGAGCACGTCCAGTGCAACACTCGGATTGGATTGACGACCGCTCCGGCTTTCCTACAACGCCCCGTACCTTCATCATGTTCTTTCACGCCGATACGGCGGACGTTTTGGGACAAGCTCAAGTCTCGCGCGTCTTCCAGGCCTTGGATGCGGTCCGGACTCTACCCGAATACGACAGCATCTGTGCGAAAAGTAGCAGTACTTCGCAGCTTAACGAAATAGGTGAAGTGACTTGCCCGATTTCCGGTATTACCGCCTTTTGGAACGACACAGCTTCTATTTTTGAATCACAAGTATCCAGCGATGCCGATGTCATCGAGCAGCTGTCGGCTACTGTTTACCCAGATGGAACGCCCGTCTCCGCGGACGATATTTTTGGCAAACGCAATCGGGATGCGAACACGGGCTTGCTTACTAAGGCGCAAGCCTATACCGTTCTGATTGATTTTCCGGACATAGATGAAGCcgaagattttgaagaaCCCGCCTTAGATGCTGTCTTGGCCTTGCAAGAGCAATGGGAGGCGCAGTCGGATACTAACTTTCGTTTGGAAGTTCAGGCAGTTCGCTCATTTTCAGACGA GTTTACCCGTGCGATCGTTGCGGACATTCCCTTGGTTCCAATTGTCTTCGTGATTATGTCAATCTTTACCTGTGCCGTATTTTTCAAGCGAGACAAGGTCCGATCCCGAAGTCTGTTGGGGTTCAGCGCAGTTATTTCTGTTTTGCTCAGCATCATGAGTGGCTACGGTCTCATGTTCGTCTCCGGAGTTCCTTTCACTAGCATGACCCAAATTCTCCCTTTCATTATATTTGGAATTGGTTTGGATGATGCCTTCATCATCTCAGGATCCTACGAGCGTACCGATCCTGCCAAAAGCGCCGTGGAGCGCATCCATGACACTGTTGAAGACGTCGGCGCTAGCATTACTCTGACAACAGTCTCTTCAACTTTGGCGTTCGGGTTGGGCGCCACGTCCGATGTCCCTGCCGTCTTCTGGCTCTGTTACTACGCCTTTCCCACCATCATTCTGGTGTTCCTTTACCAGATAACATTTTTCGTAGCTTGTATTGTTCTCGATGAGAAGCGTGTTCAGGACAACCGCCGGGATTGCTGTGTCtgcttggtggtggacgCTAGCGATGAGAGCGAACCACAAGCTCTGTCTAATGGTCGCGGACCTACCCCTTCTGTCATTGATTATTACATGGGCCTGTACGCGAAACAAATTCTTCGCCCTGTGGTTCAGATTCCGGTCGTGATTTGCTTTTGTGCTTTGCTTGGTGTATGCGCTTATAGCGCTACTCTGTTGACGCAGGAATTCAAATTTACAGATGTTCTTCCAGACGGTTCCTACGTTGCAGACTTTCAAACAGCATTCGATGAAAATACTGTGCGCTCGGCTGTTGCGCCTTATGCGTACTTTCGGTTCGTTGATCAAAGTGATGGAGACATTCAGAGGCAGATGGAAGCCTACGTCGACGAACTTGTTACCATAGAAGCGATCGAAGAGGACCCCGAGTTCTTTTGGCTGCGGGACTTTAAAGAATTTGTGAACGTTAGCGGATCCCAAAATTTAGAGTTCAACAGCCAGATTGCGGCATTTTTGTCCAACCCGGTTTATGGCGATCTATACAATGACCACGTCGTGCGGGACGATGCTGGTACGATTGTTACATCGCGAGTTCGGTTGCTCATGGATAATGTCGATGTTGAAAACGTGAATGAGCAGGTTGATGCCCTTGAAGATCAAAGCAGTGTATCTGGTGGGCAAAATATTAATCAAGGACGAGGCGAATGGGCTTTTTTTACGTATGACGGTATCTACAACATTTGGGAGTTTTATGCCGCATCGGTCAATGAAGTCATCTTTACTACTGTCCTCGGGGTGGCATCTGTTACAGGGATTACATTGATCTTTGTTCCACACTGGTCTGCCGCTTTCTTTGTGCTCCCCTTGATCTGCATTCTCTATGTTGATCTCTTGGGTGCAATGCAATGGGCAGGAGTTCACATTAACGCCGTCAGTTACATCAATCTTGTGATGTCGATCGGTTTGATGGTAGATTTCCTCCTCCATGTGCTTTTGCGCTACTATGAGTCTCCGGGCAACCGCAAGGAAAAAACTTTACACACTCTGGAAACCATGGGTGCGTCAGTCTTGGTCGGTGGTATCTCGACATTTCTCGGGACGCTTCCCTTGGCATTTAGTTCGAGCACTATCTTTTACACCGTGTTTGTCGCGTTTATTGGCCTCGTCACACTGGGATGTGGTCATGGACTTATTCTACTTCCGATTATTCTTTCTAACTTCGGGCCCGAAGACCAAATTGAGCCTTCAAAAGTGAGCAAGACTCTGGAGCATTGTGAGACCGAAATCAGTCAAAGTCAGAGGATTCCGGAAAGCTAG